From Pseudoalteromonas sp. DL-6, one genomic window encodes:
- a CDS encoding PilZ domain-containing protein: MQNRRQFSRIMFSTAAQLVMASSQYECTLLDISLHGALITKSDTFTGNKNDEAVLRFTLPQSDIEIKMPVVIRHIEENHIGLKCHSIDIDSITHLKRLVELNLADETLLHRELETLIHQT, encoded by the coding sequence ATGCAAAACCGTCGGCAATTTTCTCGTATTATGTTCTCTACTGCAGCGCAATTAGTTATGGCTAGCAGCCAGTATGAATGCACTCTATTAGATATCTCTTTACATGGTGCGCTTATTACTAAAAGCGATACATTTACTGGGAACAAAAATGACGAAGCAGTACTACGTTTTACTTTGCCACAAAGCGATATTGAAATAAAAATGCCGGTGGTTATTCGTCACATAGAAGAAAATCATATTGGTCTTAAATGCCATAGTATTGATATAGACAGTATCACGCATTTAAAGCGTTTAGTTGAGCTAAACCTTGCTGATGAAACATTATTACACCGCGAGCTTGAAACGCTTATTCACCAAACATAA
- the ettA gene encoding energy-dependent translational throttle protein EttA codes for MVLPDKFIFSMSRVSKVVPPKRTILKDISLHFFPGAKIGVLGLNGSGKSSLLRIMAGVDEEFEGEARPQPGTKIGYLPQEPVLDESKTVREIVEEAVGEVKHALNRLDEVYNEYAMEGADFDALAKEQGELEAVIQAHDGHNIDNVLERAADALRLPEWDAKIEHLSGGERRRVAICRLLLEKPDMLILDEPTNHLDAESVAWLERFLHDYEGTVVAVTHDRYFLDNVAGWILELDRGEGIPWEGNYSSWLEQKDARLQQEQKSEKARQKSIAQELEWVRSNPKGRQAKSKARMAQFSELQQSDYQKRNETNELFIPPGPRLGDQVLEVNNLRKSFGDRVLIDDLSFSMPKGAIVGIIGANGAGKSTLFKMLSGEEQPDSGNISIGETVELATVDQFRGNMDESKTVFQEISDGQDVLKIGNFEFPSRAYVSRFNFKGNDQQKFVKDLSGGERNRLHLAKLLKAGGNVVLLDEPTNDLDVETLRALENAILEFPGCVMCISHDRWFLDRIATHILDYRDEGQINFFDGNYTEYEEWLKKTLGAEAAQPKRIKYKKIG; via the coding sequence ATGGTTTTACCTGATAAGTTTATATTCTCGATGAGTCGAGTATCTAAGGTTGTGCCACCAAAACGCACTATCTTAAAAGATATTTCGTTGCATTTTTTCCCAGGCGCAAAAATTGGTGTGCTAGGTTTAAATGGTTCTGGTAAATCATCACTACTTCGCATTATGGCGGGTGTTGATGAAGAGTTTGAAGGTGAAGCTCGCCCTCAACCAGGCACTAAAATTGGTTACTTACCGCAAGAGCCTGTTTTGGACGAAAGCAAAACAGTTCGTGAAATTGTTGAAGAAGCTGTAGGTGAAGTAAAACATGCCCTTAACCGCCTTGACGAAGTGTATAACGAATACGCAATGGAAGGCGCTGACTTTGACGCACTGGCTAAAGAGCAAGGTGAATTAGAAGCGGTTATTCAAGCGCACGATGGTCATAATATCGATAACGTATTAGAGCGTGCTGCCGATGCACTTCGTTTACCTGAGTGGGATGCTAAAATTGAGCACCTATCGGGTGGTGAGCGCCGTCGTGTTGCTATTTGTCGTTTGTTACTTGAAAAACCAGACATGCTGATTCTCGATGAACCAACTAACCACTTAGATGCTGAGTCGGTTGCCTGGTTAGAGCGCTTCTTACATGACTACGAAGGCACTGTTGTGGCAGTAACGCATGACCGTTACTTCCTTGATAATGTAGCAGGTTGGATTTTAGAGCTTGACCGTGGTGAAGGTATTCCGTGGGAAGGTAACTACTCGTCTTGGCTTGAGCAAAAAGATGCCCGCTTACAACAAGAGCAAAAATCTGAAAAAGCACGTCAAAAATCAATTGCACAAGAACTTGAGTGGGTGCGTTCAAACCCTAAAGGTCGTCAAGCTAAGTCAAAAGCACGTATGGCGCAGTTTAGCGAGCTACAACAGTCTGATTACCAAAAACGTAACGAAACCAACGAATTGTTTATTCCACCTGGCCCACGTTTAGGTGACCAAGTATTAGAAGTAAACAACTTACGTAAAAGCTTTGGCGACCGCGTTTTAATTGATGACTTAAGCTTTAGCATGCCTAAGGGCGCTATTGTGGGTATTATTGGCGCCAATGGTGCAGGTAAATCAACGCTATTTAAAATGTTAAGCGGTGAAGAACAGCCAGATAGCGGTAATATCAGCATTGGTGAAACAGTAGAACTAGCAACTGTTGATCAGTTCCGTGGCAACATGGACGAAAGCAAAACGGTATTCCAAGAAATCTCTGACGGCCAAGATGTACTAAAAATTGGTAACTTTGAGTTCCCAAGCCGTGCTTACGTTAGCCGTTTTAACTTTAAAGGCAACGATCAGCAAAAGTTTGTTAAAGACTTATCTGGCGGTGAGCGCAACCGTTTACACCTAGCTAAACTGTTAAAAGCAGGCGGCAACGTGGTGCTTCTGGATGAGCCAACTAATGACTTGGATGTTGAAACATTACGTGCTCTTGAGAATGCTATTTTAGAATTCCCAGGTTGTGTAATGTGTATCTCGCATGACCGTTGGTTCCTTGACCGTATTGCTACACACATTTTAGATTACCGCGACGAAGGCCAAATTAACTTCTTTGATGGTAACTACACTGAATACGAAGAGTGGCTTAAAAAGACTCTTGGCGCAGAAGCTGCACAGCCTAAGCGCATAAAGTATAAAAAAATTGGCTAA